In Rhipicephalus microplus isolate Deutch F79 chromosome 7, USDA_Rmic, whole genome shotgun sequence, one genomic interval encodes:
- the LOC119179577 gene encoding uncharacterized protein LOC119179577 — protein sequence MDNPRVVDLRSDTLTKPTPEMRQAMRDAEVGDDVFKEDPTVNELERVVAELLGKEAALFVPTGTMGNLAAVMAHCDQRGQEILVGDASHLFLNEQGGVAQVAAVQSWAVPTQKDGRLLLEDLEFRMRPRDFHCPKTALLCLENTHNVCGGTVLPVDYVEEVGRFAKTHKIPLHMDGARIMNAATYLGLPVKDLLRPCDTVMMCISKGLACPMGSLVAGSKDFIYKVSRVRKCLGGGMRQAGIVAAAGLVSLKTIVPRLHEDHENTQRLARGVCLKGNPYVSMDLDTVQTNMAVYDFHDIRRLSPVTFCERLLKVTEREYEDLQQAVTVKMIPISQSKARAVLHNDVNAEDVDAAIVKIRYVIEELCRSAGA from the exons ATGGACAACCCTCGCGTCGTGGACCTCCGATCGGACACGCTGACCAAGCCGACGCCCGAGAtgcgacaggccatgcgggacGCCGAGGTCGGCGACGACGTCTTCAAGGAGGACCCCACCGTCAACG AGCTGGAACGCGTGGTGGCTGAGTTGCTGGGAAAGGAGGCTGCTCTGTTCGTGCCAACGGGGACCATGGGAAACCTGGCAGCAG TTATGGCACACTGTGACCAAAGGGGCCAGGAGATCCTCGTCGGGGACGCTTCCCACTTATTTCTCAACGAGCAAGGCGGCGTGGCTCAG GTGGCCGCCGTGCAGAGCTGGGCCGTGCCGACGCAGAAGGACGGTCGACTCCTGCTAGAAGACCTGGAGTTCCGCATGAGGCCTCGTGACTTCCACTGCCCCAAGACCGCGCTCCTGTGCCTGGAGAACACGCACAACGTGTGCGGAGGCACAGTGCTACCCGTAGACTACGTGGAAGAG GTCGGGCGATTCGCAAAGACTCACAAGATCCCTCTTCACATGGACGGCGCGCGAATAATGAACGCGGCTACGTACCTGGGACTTCCGGTCAAGGATCTGCTCAGACCATGCGACACCGTTATGATGTGCATATCAAAA GGTCTTGCCTGCCCCATGGGATCCCTAGTGGCCGGCTCGAAGGATTTCATTTACAA AGTGTCCAGAGTGCGAAAGTGTCTGGGCGGAGGAATGCGCCAGGCGGGCATCGTGGCCGCGGCTGGTCTCGTCTCCTTGAAGACGATCGTGCCGAGGTTACACGAGGACCATGAGAACACTCAAAGGCTCGCGAGGG GCGTCTGCTTGAAGGGCAACCCATACGTGAGCATGGATTTGGACACTGTGCAGACCAACATGGCCGTGTACGACTTCCACGACATCCGCCGGCTATCCCCCGTCACCTTCTGCGAGCGTCTCCTAAAG GTGACGGAGAGGGAATACGAAGACCTCCAGCAGGCCGTCACGGTGAAGATGATTCCCATCAGCCAGAGCAAAGCCCGCGCAGTGTTGCACAACGACGTCAACGCGGAAGACGTGGACGCGGCGATTGTCAAGATACGCTACGTCATCGAGGAACTGTGTCGCTCTGCCGGTGCCTAG